A portion of the Haliaeetus albicilla chromosome 5, bHalAlb1.1, whole genome shotgun sequence genome contains these proteins:
- the LOC138685309 gene encoding inositol 1,4,5-trisphosphate receptor-interacting protein-like 1 has translation MAARQFFGLVVQSIIRNALQELEQSGFAWGALLFAALEQWQFPAVARVLLLLFGLCWWLRKRSRQPASSSKEAAKEEEEVNSCVAVDVGRISLKRLLDLPESFMMVDKMVDELLRMCQTLSRNSFMPRLKPAVVLRSALEGWSLCKDDAAYNLLVPLNPPRGHSFHLELGNRGESPARNSRVRVELECTCTREQLVEDMLCFLHHPEEKLRKNQSPSLLGTLCTGPYLDMEKTTRWFQFLVKASWKLLPQSRHHRLTVLPSRRSCKLRLTNASNSPLLIVMTFVVQQDGLDTLLSVE, from the coding sequence ATGGCTGCCAGACAATTCTTCGGCCTGGTTGTGCAAAGCATCATCCGGAAtgctctgcaggagctggagcagagcggCTTTGCCTGGGGAGCCCTGCTCTTTGCTGCCTTGGAGCAGTGGCAGTTCCCGGCTGTTGCTCgagtcctgctcctgctcttcgGGCTCTGCTGGTGGCTCAGGAAAAGGAGCCGTCAGCCAGCCAGCAGTAGCAAGGAGGCGGctaaggaggaggaagaagtaaaTTCCTGTGTTGCAGTGGATGTGGGCAGAATTTCGCTCAAGCGCCTCCTGGACCTGCCAGAATCGTTCATGATGGTGGATAAGATGGTGGATGAACTTCTCCGTATGTGCCAAACGCTTTCCAGGAATAGTTTTATGCCGCGACTGAAGCCAGCTGTCGTTTTGAGAAGCGCCTTAGAAGGTTGGAGTCTCTGTAAGGATGATGCTGCCTACAACCTGCTCGTGCCCCTGAACCCGCCCCGTGGGCACTCCTTCCACCTGGAGTTGGGCAACAGGGGGGAGAGTCCAGCGAGGAACTCCAGGGTCCGCGTGGAGCTGGAGTGCACCTGCACGAGGGAGCAGCTGGTGGAGGACATGCTGTGCTTCCTGCACCACCCCgaggagaagctgaggaaaAATCAGAGTCCCAGCCTCCTAGGCACCCTCTGCACCGGCCCCTACCTAGACATGGAGAAAACCACCCGCTGGTTCCAGTTCTTGGTAAAAGCATCCTGGAAGCTTTTGCCTCAGTCGAGACACCACCGCTTAACCGTGCTGCCCTCCAGGCGCTCCTGCAAGCTCCGGCTGACGAACGCTTCCAATAGTCCCCTGCTGATTGTGATGACATTTGTGGTGCAGCAAGATGGCTTGGACACCTTGCTGAGCGTCGAGTAG